The nucleotide sequence AAAGCTTGCTGAGCTTACTTCATAGCCATCAGCAAAAACACCGTCCTCACAACCCCTCCTTCCGCCTTAGAATGGGGTCCCCCTGATCTCAAGGCGGAGGTGACTCATGAAGCGATCGCTCTGGTTCGGCAGCCCCCTTTCTCCCAGGCTGATCTGTCAGCTCGTCGGCCTGGCCCTGCTGGTCAGCGGCAGCGTGCCGCTGGCTGGCGCCCAGCCCCTGGCGGAGCTCGGTCCCCTGGCCCATACCTACTCCATCGTGGCGCGCGATCCCGCCACCGGTCAGCTCGGCGTGGCGGTGCAGAGCCACTGGTTCCAGGTCGGGCCGATCGTTCCCTGGGCCGAGGCCGGGGTCGGCGCAGTGGCGACCCAGAGCTTCGTCGACCCGGGCTATGGTCCCAAGGGCCTCCAGTTGATGAAGCAAGGCAAGAGCGCCCGCCAAGCCCTCAACCGTCTTCTCGGTCTCGACAGCCAGCAGGGCGTGCGCCAGGTGGCGATGGTCGACGCCCAGGGGCGGGTCGCCGCCTGGACCGGCGAGCGCTGCATCGAAGAGGCCGGCCATCAAATGGGCGAAGGCTACTCCGTGCAGGCCAACCTGATGGAGCACGGCACGGTTTGGGCGGCGATGGCCACGGCCTACGAAGGCTCCGCCGACCGGCCCTTCGCCGAGCGCCTGATCCTCGCCCTCGAGGCCGCCGAGAAGGAAGGTGGCGACATTCGCGGCAAGCAGAGCGCTGCCCTCCTGGTGGTTGCCGCCGAAGCCAGCGGAATGGTCTGGGAGGACCGGCTGGTCGACCTGCGGGTCGACGACCACGCCGATCCGCTGGGCGAGCTGCGGCGCCTTTACGAGCTGCACCGCGCCTACGAGGAGATGAATGCCGGCGATGAGGAGGTTGCGGCAGGCGACATCGAAGCCGCCCTCGGCCACTACACCGCCGCCGCCAAGCTCGCCCCGGACATCGTCGAGCTGCCCTTCTGGCAGGCGGTCACCCTCTACGACTCGGGCCGCCGCAAGGAGGCGTTGCCGATCTTCCGCAAGGTCTTCGCCGCCGAGCCACGCTGGGCCGAGCTGATTCGACGCTTGCCCGCCTCGGGCCTCCTTCCGGAGGGCCCGGAGGTGATGGAGGAGATTCTCTCGGTCGCCGAGTCGCGAGTCGGCGGCGCCGGCGAAGACTGAGCCAACGGAGCGCTTCGTGACCATCGAGTCGGAGGGACAGTACGAGGGCCTGGCGGCGGCGGGGAGAGCGGCAGCGGACGTGCTGGCAACGCTCCTGGAGGCCGCCCAGCCGGGAGTGCCGACCCGCGAGCTGGATCGCCTCGGGGAGCTCCGGATGAGGAGCCATGGAGCCCGGTCGGCACCGCGCCTGGGGGCCGGATTCCCGGCCGCGACCTGCATCAGCGTGAACTCCGAGGTCGCCCACGGAGTCCCCAATCATCGCCGGCTGCGCTCCGGTGACCTGGTCAATATCGACGTCAGCGTCGAGCTCGATGGCTTCTGGGCCGACAATGGCGCCTCGAAGGTGATCGGCCGATCCAACCCCGAGCTCGATCGTCTTTGCCAAGCCGGTCAGCAGACCCTACGCGCCGCCCTCGGGGCCGTCCGCAGCGGCCGCCCCCTGCGCAGCATCGGTCGAGCCGCCCAACGCTGTGCCGCATCCCAGGGCTACGAAGTCCTGCGCGACCTTCACGGCCACGGTGTGGGACGCTCCCTCCACGAGGAACCCGCCAACATCAGCTCCCACTTCGACCGCCGGGACCGGCGACGGCAGAAGGATGGCTGGGTGCTCGCCATCGAGCCCTTCGTCTCCACCGGCGCCCGGCACGTGGTTCAGCGCCCCGACGGCTGGACCCTCGCCACCGAGGACGGCGGTTTGGCGGTGCAGTACGAGCACACCGTCGTCGTGACCCGCCGCGGCGCGCTGGTGGTGACCGCCGCAGAGCCCTTCCTGCTCGCCGAAGCCTGAGTCCACGGCGCCAGGGAGAGAAGAGCGGAGCCCTTCTTTATATATTCAACATTTGAATATATATTAATTTTCAACTACATTCAGAGCGTCCACTCATTTTCTTCGGCGCGGGCTCTCAGCCTTCTCGCTGACGAACCCTCCGGCCGACAACCGCTCCCGCTCCGGGATCCCAGGAGGTTCGCTCGTGAAGAGAACGACCATGCTGTGCGCTGTCCTCGTCGCACTGATCACCTGTCCAGCCTTTGCCGCCGACAACATCGATCGCGGCATCGATGTCTTCACCACCCTACCCAACGGAACCACCTACTACGACTTCGCCCACAACCCGGTACCGGCGGATTTCTTCTGCCCTGGCTCCGAGCCTCTCGAAGCGCGGGTCGATCTCCGCGGTGAGCCCATCGCGACCGAGGTCGAAGGCTCCTTGCGCTTCGCCGATACGGTCATCGAGCGCCTCGACGACGCCGTCTTCGATGGCAGCGGCCTGGCAGAAACACGGGTGCGCTTCCGTGCCCTGTCCCTCAAATCGATCGCTCCGATCGCCACCGAATGCGGCCTCTACGAGCTGATCATCGGCCTCGACGGCAAACAGCAGATGACCACCATGCGGATCTATCGCCAGCAAGCCGAGGGCGGTCACTTCAACGTCCCGCTGGCCGCCGACGTCGCCCTCACCTTCCGGCCCCTGGCGGGTGGCAAAGCGCTCACCCTCCCAGGACATGTGCGATTCACCGCGCAGGCGATTCCCTGGCGGCACCACGGTCGTGCCGATGGCCGAACCGTAGGACTGGCGAGCTTCGACACCGACGGCGACACCATTCCGGACACCAAGCTGTCCGGCTCCACCAACTTCGCCCCCGGCTGGTCCACGGAGGCGGCACGAAGCTTCTGTGCCGCCGGCTGTTTCGAATGCGAACCGCGAATCTGCCACGAAAGTGGTACTGAGCAGCACTGCAGCGGCCCGATCTGCGCCTGCGGCGGCGACTTCAATTGCCCATGAGCTGAGCTGGCAGGTGCCGGATTGATTCAGAGTAGTTTCCGAGAGGGGGGCTCCATCCCGGTGCTTTGGCCGGAACCCCAGACGCTCATCCGGCGAGGGGAGCCAAGAGTTCGCCCCCGGTGGCGGAAGGACTCCGCCACCGGTTCGGGCTCCGAGGGAGTGGCGACTAGAGGCCCGTGTCGGCGTAAAACCAGCTCTCGGTGATCTGACCGTTGCTCTCGCGCAGCAGCGCCATGCCGGTCATGGTGCGCTTTTCACCACCATCCTTCGGGGTACCCGTCGCACTCCAACGGAAGGCCACCTTGTCGTCTTGCACGATGGTCTCGTCGATCTCCATCCAGAAGTCCGGATAGGCCTCCCGCCACTCCTGGACCAGGCCCGAAAGGGCGTCGACGCCGCCCACCGAGCCATCGCCATTGTGGTGCTTGAAGTCTTTGGCGGCGAAAGTGCTCAACACCCACACCTTGCCGGTGCTCCAGATCTTGGAGTAAGCCTGGGAGCTCGCCTCGCCCGGCTGATACGGCGTCGGAATGACGCCACCGTACTCGGGGTCCCCTTCCTGAGCCAGGGCGAAGGGCGCGAGGGCCAACAGCGCGAGGACGGCGAAGAAGGTCGTGAGATTTCGCGGAAAGGAAGCGCGATGCGGTCGTGCCATTCTAGTTTCCTCCTTGTGTGCCAAGCGTCTAACTCGGAGCCCGGCTCCGGGATCTCCCGGCCGCGACTCGAACCAATCAACCTTCTACCGAAGCCCCCGCGCCTTTACTTCTCCGAGCCTGCGCGAAGGTCGAAAGACCTCACTCCTCCGCCATTAGCAGGGCGCGCTGTTCGGCCAGCGCCCGCAGCTCGTCCTCCGGCAACTCCGGATACTGCGGATCGAGGCGCTCGAGAGCATCCACCACGATCTCGGCCACCCGCAGGCGCATGTAGGGCTTGTTGTCGGCAGGGATCGCATACCACGGCGCCCACGGCCGAGACGTCTCGTTGATGACGTCCTGGTAAGCCGCCATGTAGTCGTACCAGTAGCCCCGTTCGCGCACGTCGCTGGCGGAGAACTTCCAGTTCTTCTTGGGATTGTCGATGCGCGCCAAGAACCGCCGACGCTGTTCTTCGCGCGACACGTTGAGCCAGAACTTGAGCACCAGACAGCCATTGCGGGCCAGGTGCTCCTCGTGCTGACGAATCGAGGCGAAGCGCTCCGGCCAGCGCTCCTCGGGCGAGATCGGGCGCGGCAGGCGCTGCCCGCCGAGATACTCCGGATGCACCCGCACCACCAGCAGCTCTTCGTAGTAGCTGCGGTTGAACACCCCGATCCGTCCCCGCTCGGGCAGACGGCGGGTGGTGCGCCAGAGGAAGTCGTGATCGAGCTCTTCGGCCGACGGCTGCTTGAAGCTGCTGACCTGAAAGCCGGCCGGATTGACGCCCGTCAGGACGGCCCGGATGGTGCCGTCCTTGCCCGCAGCGTCCATCGCCTGGAAGACCAGCAGAACACTCCAATGGTCTTCGGCGTAGAGCCGGCGCTGCAGCTCGGCGAGCCGTTCGACCTTGTTCGCCAGCCGGCGCTTGCTCTCTTT is from Acidobacteriota bacterium and encodes:
- a CDS encoding ester cyclase; this translates as MARPHRASFPRNLTTFFAVLALLALAPFALAQEGDPEYGGVIPTPYQPGEASSQAYSKIWSTGKVWVLSTFAAKDFKHHNGDGSVGGVDALSGLVQEWREAYPDFWMEIDETIVQDDKVAFRWSATGTPKDGGEKRTMTGMALLRESNGQITESWFYADTGL
- a CDS encoding PPK2 family polyphosphate kinase, yielding MIDPIDSPYRTPFDGSFELERSPTAPPATAPGRKESKRRLANKVERLAELQRRLYAEDHWSVLLVFQAMDAAGKDGTIRAVLTGVNPAGFQVSSFKQPSAEELDHDFLWRTTRRLPERGRIGVFNRSYYEELLVVRVHPEYLGGQRLPRPISPEERWPERFASIRQHEEHLARNGCLVLKFWLNVSREEQRRRFLARIDNPKKNWKFSASDVRERGYWYDYMAAYQDVINETSRPWAPWYAIPADNKPYMRLRVAEIVVDALERLDPQYPELPEDELRALAEQRALLMAEE
- the map gene encoding type I methionyl aminopeptidase, with product MTIESEGQYEGLAAAGRAAADVLATLLEAAQPGVPTRELDRLGELRMRSHGARSAPRLGAGFPAATCISVNSEVAHGVPNHRRLRSGDLVNIDVSVELDGFWADNGASKVIGRSNPELDRLCQAGQQTLRAALGAVRSGRPLRSIGRAAQRCAASQGYEVLRDLHGHGVGRSLHEEPANISSHFDRRDRRRQKDGWVLAIEPFVSTGARHVVQRPDGWTLATEDGGLAVQYEHTVVVTRRGALVVTAAEPFLLAEA
- a CDS encoding DUF1028 domain-containing protein; the protein is MKRSLWFGSPLSPRLICQLVGLALLVSGSVPLAGAQPLAELGPLAHTYSIVARDPATGQLGVAVQSHWFQVGPIVPWAEAGVGAVATQSFVDPGYGPKGLQLMKQGKSARQALNRLLGLDSQQGVRQVAMVDAQGRVAAWTGERCIEEAGHQMGEGYSVQANLMEHGTVWAAMATAYEGSADRPFAERLILALEAAEKEGGDIRGKQSAALLVVAAEASGMVWEDRLVDLRVDDHADPLGELRRLYELHRAYEEMNAGDEEVAAGDIEAALGHYTAAAKLAPDIVELPFWQAVTLYDSGRRKEALPIFRKVFAAEPRWAELIRRLPASGLLPEGPEVMEEILSVAESRVGGAGED